In Mytilus edulis chromosome 13, xbMytEdul2.2, whole genome shotgun sequence, a single window of DNA contains:
- the LOC139501132 gene encoding E3 ubiquitin/ISG15 ligase TRIM25-like codes for MTTNPRFCGICDQRHITKPSSDWCSECNQALCTECKDLHAIIKALQHHSLIPIANYLSLGTSFSLVEGHCPLHDDKYQLFCQSHDCLLCLTCLEEHMNCENVVRISKLTKDIKTSEIFLETKNGLSEIILKLSKLQSQLEDNLRNIKIQKESALREIYQIREKMNNHLNQIESALKTELCEIMDDQCHSGIDMTSLQEVKREKANVEHFQQQMEDLSKYGSDLQTFFDLRKIIAKTATANQYLQTLADDGKLDKMTFTCEINKLIPDFLTDVKSLGKIQLQKIPGYITLDSAKDANAQLVGSGNKSISDLQISFLILHGGRIL; via the coding sequence ATGACGACGAATCCTAGATTTTGCGGTATCTGTGACCAACGCCATATCACAAAGCCCTCAAGTGATTGGTGTTCCGAATGTAACCAAGCTCTATGTACCGAATGTAAAGATCTCCATGCAATTATTAAAGCTTTACAACATCATTCGTTGATACCAATAGCGAACTACCTATCTCTTGGTACCTCTTTTTCTTTAGTTGAGGGACATTGTCCCTTACACGACGACAAATATCAACTGTTTTGTCAATCACATGACTGTTTACTCTGTCTTACATGTTTAGAAGAACATATGAATTGTGAGAACGTGGTTCGTATCagtaagctaaccaaagatataaaaACGTCTGAAATTTTTTTAGAAACTAAAAATGGTCTATCGGAGATTATACTCAAGTTATCGAAATTACAAAGTCAGCTTGAGGATAACTTAAGGAATATCAAGATACAAAAAGAATCAGCACTTCGAGAAATATATCAGATAAGAGAAAAGATGAATAACCATCTGAATCAAATTGAAAGCGCTCTGAAAACAGAACTATGTGAAATAATGGATGATCAGTGCCACAGTGGTATTGATATGACGTCTTTACAAGAGGTTAAAAGGGAGAAAGCGAATGTTGAACATTTCCAGCAACAGATGGAAGACCTCAGTAAATATGGATCAGATCTACAAACGTTCTTTGACCTACGAAAGATAATTGCAAAAACTGCCACCGCTAATCAGTACTTGCAGACCTTGGCGGACGATGGTAAATTAGATAAAATGACATTTACCTGTGAAATCAATAAGCTTATTCCAGACTTCCTTACGGATGTAAAGAGTTTAGGAAAAATCCAATTACAGAAAATTCCTGGTTATATTACACTGGATAGTGCAAAAGACGCAAATGCACAGTTGGTAGGTTCGGGAAACAAATCTATTAGTGATCTACAGATTTCTTTTCTGATATTGCATGGTGGGCGTATTTTATGA
- the LOC139501396 gene encoding uncharacterized protein, whose product MTTNHQFCSMCDQRHITKPSSDWCSECNQALCTECKDLHAIIKALQHHSLIPIENYLSLGTSFSLVEGHCPLHDDKYQLVCQSHDCLLCLTCLEEHMTCENVVRISKLTKDVKTSEHFIKAKTGVSEIILKFSKLQNHLEENLIELKTKKESALRDITQIRENMNTHLNQIESTLKTELCELVDDQCNRGIDMTLQEVIKEKANVEHFQRQIEDLSKYGSDLQTFFGMRKIIAKTATANQYLQTFADDGKLDKMTFTCEINKLIPDFLADVKSLGIIQLQTIPGHITLESAKNTEAQLVGSGNKSINYIKLSLVHTINLSGEFTGCCILPDEKIVLCDCKNNSDCIQILHPHGELILKIPTASSFHSDVTYIDKQTVAVSSDVQQQVHVINVDTKSIRSIPTPDSCYGTTHKEGSLLCCIQGKGIQSINLQSEKSTTIVNCNLSPLSSIAFVDKRIFYTNQKRNSVTCCDMDTGNIIWTFRNASVVKDLRRIAVDNVGNVYIVSYNQNKLVVLSADGQHHRQLLSEKDGLLKPYAICYDKNKNRLLICNRKNTGFLFDVS is encoded by the coding sequence ATGACGACAAATCATCAATTTTGCAGTATGTGTGATCAACGTCATATCACTAAGCCTTCAAGTGATTGGTGTTCTGAATGTAACCAAGCTCTATGTACCGAATGTAAAGATCTCCATGCAATTATCAAAGCTTTACAACATCATTCTTTGATACCAATAGAAAACTACCTATCTCTTGGAACATCTTTTTCTTTAGTTGAGGGACATTGTCCCTTACACGACGACAAATATCAACTAGTTTGTCAATCACATGACTGTTTACTCTGTCTTACATGTTTAGAAGAACATATGACTTGTGAAAACGTGGTTCGTATCAGTAAGCTAACCAAAGATGTAAAAACGTCTGAACATTTTATAAAAGCTAAGACGGGTGTATCGGAGATCATACTAAAGTTTTCGAAATTACAAAACCATCTTGAGGAGAACTTAATTGAACTCAAGACAAAGAAAGAATCAGCACTTCGAGATATAACTCAGATTAGAGAAAATATGAATACTCATCTAAATCAAATTGAAAGCACTCTGAAAACAGAACTATGTGAACTAGTAGATGATCAGTGCAACCGTGGTATTGATATGACTTTACAAGAGGTTATAAAGGAGAAAGCGAATGTTGAACATTTCCAGCGACAGATTGAAGACCTCAGTAAATATGGATCAGATCTACAAACGTTTTTTGGCATGCGAAAGATAATTGCAAAAACTGCCACCGCAAATCAGTACTTGCAGACATTCGCGGACGATGGTAAATTAGATAAAATGACATTTACCTGTGAAATCAATAAGCTTATTCCAGACTTCCTTGCGGATGTAAAGAGTTTAGGAATAATCCAATTACAGACAATCCCTGGTCATATTACACTGGAAAGTGCAAAGAATACAGAGGCACAGTTGGTAGGTTCGGGTAACAAATCTATAAATTATATCAAACTCAGTTTGGTTCATACTATCAATCTAAGTGGAGAATTTACTGGATGTTGTATTCTTCCAGATGAAAAGATTGTGCTATGTGATTGTAAAAATAACAGTGACTGCATACAAATATTGCATCCACATGGAGAACTCATTTTAAAAATCCCCACAGCATCCAGCTTTCATTCGGATGTAACATATATTGATAAACAAACCGTAGCTGTATCATCAGATGTACAACAGCAAGTACATGTCATAAATGTAGATACAAAATCCATAAGATCCATCCCAACTCCTGATTCATGTTATGGAACAACGCACAAAGAGGGATCACTGCTATGTTGTATTCAAGGGAAAGGCATACAAAGTATCAATCTTCAAAGTGAGAAAAGTACTACGATTGTAAACTGCAATCTTAGTCCATTGTCTTCTATTGCTTTTGTCGACAAAAGAATATTTTATACTAACCAAAAAAGAAATAGTGTGACTTGCTGTGATATGGACACGGGTAATATTATCTGGACATTTAGAAACGCATCTGTTGTGAAAGATCTTCGTAGAATTGCAGTTGACAATGTGGGAAATGTTTACATTGTTAGCTACAATCAGAATAAACTCGTTGTATTGTCTGCCGACGGACAACATCATAGACAACTGCTATCGGAAAAAGATGGACTTCTTAAACCTTATGCTATTtgttatgacaaaaacaaaaatcgtCTCCTGATATGTAATCGAAAAAATACCGGCTTTTTGTTTGATGTATCATAA